A stretch of Fusarium poae strain DAOMC 252244 chromosome 2, whole genome shotgun sequence DNA encodes these proteins:
- a CDS encoding hypothetical protein (TransMembrane:12 (i32-52o64-84i91-109o121-146i158-179o191-211i249-274o280-301i313-330o350-377i398-414o420-437i)), translated as MSDSEQKHAFDAVDAEAPHQAPLKPKWNRSPIYNATILGLCSFAAPGLWSAMNSLGAGGAQKPYLVNTGNALTFCLMIISCWFTSGIVKYIGIKGALIIGTVGFAPYSAGLYLNNRYGVEWLVIFGAACCGVSAGIFWSAEAAIAIGYPEPRNRGRMVAYWLSFTRFSQVMGGAINLGLNVDQNEAGKVSYKVYLIFIALQALGPFIACLLNKPSQVQRSDGRQVDMSIHDHPWKEFKATTRTFLKKDFLLLILWIGQGVYSESVFFTYIALWFSVRARALGSFISGIVAVIISNLLGVWLDQNQVSLKKRARWAYVVIMALQGGWWIWLTVNVTKFNREGALYDWADPGFGAAFGVFVFLVTGFQLNYNFAFFIIGEISTSSQETVRLSALLRGTESAWQALSYGLNALPIMATVGSTYVNFGLWALAIFPAWLVIREVGTSERQVGASEAAGTSEKT; from the exons ATGTCAGACTCGGAACAGAAACATGCTTTTGATGCAGTCGACGCCGAAGCACCTCACCAAGCCCCCCTCAAGC CAAAATGGAATCGCTCACCCATCTACAACGCGACGATTCTAGGTCTCTGCAGCTTCGCAGCCCCCGGCCTATGGAGCGCAATGAACTCTCTTGGCGCAGGCGGTGCTCAGAAACCCTACCTCGTCAACACCGGCAACGCGCTCACCTTCTGTTTGATGATCATTTCCTGCTGGTTCACAAGCGGCATCGTCAAGTACATCGGCATCAAAGGCGCACTCATCATCGGCACTGTCGGTTTTGCACCCTACAGTGCAGGTCTGTACTTGAACAATCGATATGGCGTTGAGTGGCTTGTCATCTTCGGCGCAGCCTGTTGTGGTGTTTCTGCAGGGATATTTTGGTCGGCCGAGGCGGCGATTGCCATCGGATACCCCGAACCGCGAAATAGAGGCCGCATGGTTGCATATTGGCTCTCCTTTACAAGATTCAGCCAAGTCATGGGTGGTGCGATCAATCTCGGTCTAAACGTCGACCAGAATGAGGCTGGCAAGGTCTCATACAAGGTTtacctcatcttcatcgctCTTCAGGCTTTGGGCCCTTTCATCGCATGTCTCTTGAACAAGCCCTCACAAGTACAGCGATCCGACGGTCGACAGGTTGACATGAGCATTCATGATCACCCGTGGAAAGAGTTCAAAGCCACGACACGAACATTCCTCAAAAAAGACTTTCTACTACTGATCTTGTGGATTGGTCAAGGTGTCTACTCCGAATCTGTCTTTTTCACCTACATCGCTCTCTGGTTCAGCGTGCGAGCTCGGGCTCTGGGATCTTTCATCTCTGGTATAGTTGCGGTCATCATAAGTAACTTACTGGGAGTGTGGCTTGATCAGAACCAAGTTTCTCTCAAGAAGCGCGCACGATGGGCATATGTCGTTATCATGGCTCTACAAGGAGGTTGGTGGATATGGTTGACAGTCAATGTTACCAAGTTCAATCGTGAAGGGGCGCTCTACGACTGGGCCGACCCTGGGTTTGGAGCCGCATTTGGAGTTTTCGTCTTTCTTGTCACTGGGTTCCAGCTAAACTACAATTTTGCCTTTTTCATCATCGGAGAAATCTCGACAAGCTCTCAAGAGACAGTACGTCTATCAGCACTGCTGCGAGGCACGGAATCGGCATGGCAAGCTCTCAGCTATGGACTAAATGCGCTGCCCATCATGGCGACTGTTGGCAGCACGTATGTCAATTTTGGGCTTTGGGCTCTTGCAATTTTCCCGGCATGGTTGGTCATCAGAGAGGTGGGTACAAGTGAGAGGCAAGTTGGTGCTTCGGAGGCGGCTGGAACGAGCGAAAAGACATGA
- a CDS encoding hypothetical protein (TransMembrane:7 (o27-48i53-72o84-106i127-149o161-186i206-226o241-261i)), with amino-acid sequence MSQDGPFGPVVNGTQIVFFEYLPNKPAAISFVALFGLVTIAHLIFIFIYRAWFFIPFILGGICEIFGYFGRAQAHDDPDEAGPFILQNVLLLAGTPFLAATIYMSLRRVAAALESEHLSFLSLRWLTKLYVLIDIGCIVSQFIGAIIPASGDPGAIVKGRIILISGLVVQLVALSIFIITSAYLYIRIRNETGPFLDSSFVRWRRYFRTIEAVTGIMIVRSIVRAVEYLQGQDGFVISHEIFIYLFDAFPMFLVMLFFLVVHPGRLVRQRAGTEEKQKRGEHVRLTEYPTRLDQ; translated from the exons ATGAGCCAAGACGGACCTTTCGGGCCCGTAGTGAACGGGACTCAGATTGTCTTCTTTGAGTACCTGCCCAACAAGCCTGCCGCCATTTCCTTCGTCGCCCTATTTGGTCTTGTCACAATAGCCCATTTGATATTCATCTTCATCTATCGAGCTTGGTTCTTTATCCCCTTCATTCTCGGTGGCATAT GCGAAATCTTTGGTTACTTCGGTCGCGCCCAAGCCCACGATGACCCGGACGAAGCGGGGCCCTTCATTCTACAAAacgtcctcctcctcgccgGAACACCCTTCCTCGCTGCGACAATCTACATGAGCCTTCGACGAGTTGCTGCGGCACTGGAATCTGAGCACCTCTCGTTCCTTAGTCTTCGCTGGTTAACTAAGCTGTATGTCCTCATCGACATCGGTTGCATCGTCAGTCAGTTCATCGGTGCTATTATACCTGCTTCGGGAGATCCCGGTGCAATTGTCAAAGGTcgcatcatcctcatctcaGGCTTAGTAGTGCAACTGGTCGCGTTGAGCATTTTCATCATAACATCGGCATATCTTTACATTCGAATAAGAAATGAGACAGGCCCATTCTTGGACTCTTCTTTTGTTCGGTGGAGACGATACTTCAGAACAATAGAGGCTGTTACTGGAATCATGATTGTACGAAGCATTGTCCGAGCGGTCGAGTACTTGCAGGGACAAGATGGATTTGTCATTTCTCACGAAATCTTCATTTACCTGTTCGATGCCTTCCCTATGTTTTTGGTTATGTTATTCTTCTTGGTTGTTCATCCAGGTCGTCTAGTCAGACAACGGGCTGGTACGGAAGAAAAACAGAAGCGTGGTGAACACGTTCGACTGACGGAATATCCGACAAGGCTGGATCAATAG
- a CDS encoding hypothetical protein (TransMembrane:11 (i52-72o78-98i126-149o155-176i188-209o229-255i267-290o310-330i351-370o382-403i415-438o)) → MPSSPKAKSSKPVNMMDDRHDPETADDVEVSQQKQLAAQGNAHFHRLGWKRLAIVTIVEAIALGALSLPSAYHTLGMFPGVFLTITLGLVSIFTSYIVGQVKLKYPHISHYADAGRLLLGRFGYELFGAALVLELVMVVGSHALTGSIALIDINGGKVCSIVFSAVSAVILLILAIPPSFTEVAILGYIDFVSILAAIGITVIATGIQASDSTGGLSGVEWSAWPKEDLSFAEAFVAVSNIIFAFSFAIGQFSFMDEMHTPTDYMKSIYASCFIQISIYTLTGALCYAFIGPAVQSPALLSAGPLISKIAFGVALPVIFISGSINSTVALRYLHGRMFKDSILRYVNTPMGWVSWITLVTIFTIVAWVIAEAIPIFSDLLSLASALFVSGFSFWIPGVMWFALLCEGKWFEKKNLLFSLGSILAFIIGIVTLGAGTYATIKDIIDITSTGSAHAPFTCRSS, encoded by the exons ATGCCTTCCTCTCCCAAGGCCAAGTCCTCCAAACCCGTCAACATGATGGACGATCGCCACGACCCAGAGACCGCCGACGATGTCGAGGTCTCTCAGCAGAAGCAGCTCGCTGCCCAGGGCAATGCGCACTTTCACCGTCTGGGCTGGAAGCGTCTTGCCATTGTCACCATCGTTGAGGCTATCGCCCTCGGTGCTCTCAGTCTGCCTTCAGCCTACCACACCCTGGGCATGTTCCCTGGTGTCTTCCTTACCATCACCCTCGGTCTCGTCTCCATCTTCACCAGCTACATCGTCGGCCAGGTCAAGCTCAAGTATCCTCACATTTCTCACTACGCTGATGCTGGACGCCTTCTGCTCGGACGCTTTGGCTACGAGCTTTTCGGTGCTGCTCTCgttcttgagcttgtcatgGTTGTCGGTTCGCACGCTTTGACTGGTAGCATTGCGCTTATCGACATTAACGGTGGAAAAGTCTGCTCTATCGTCTTCTCCGCTGTTTCTGCAGTCATTCTGCTGATCCTCGCCATCCCCCCATCTTTCACCGAAGTCGCTATTCTTGGTTACATCGATTTCGTTTCTATTCTGGCCGCCATTGGAATTACTGTGATCGCCACAGGTATCCAGGCTAGCGACTCAACTGGCGGACTTTCTGGTGTTGAGTGGTCTGCTTGGCCCAAGGAGGACCTCAGCTTCGCCGAGGCTTTCGTCGCCGTCAGCAACATCATTTTTGCCTTCAGTTTCGCGATTGGTCAATTCTCCTTCATGGACGAGATGCACACTCCTACTGATTACATGAAGTCCATCTATGCCTCATGCTTTATCCAAATCTCCATCTACACCCTGACCGGAGCCCTCTGCTACGCTTTTATTGGACCTGCTGTTCAGTCGCCTGCTCTGTTGTCTGCTGGGCCACTTATTTCCAAGATCGCCTTTGGTGTCGCTTTACCTGTTATCTTCATCTCCGGTTCGATCAATTCGACCGTTGCCCTCCGATATCTTCATGGCCGTATGTTCAAGGACTCGATTCTTCGATACGTCAACACCCCTATGGGCTGGGTCAGCTGGATCACTCTGGTCACCATCTTCACTATTGTTGCCTGGGTCATTGCTGAAGCCATTCCCATCTTCTCCGACTTGCTCTCTCTTGCCTCGGCTCTCTTTGTGTCTGGTTTCTCCTTCTGGATCCCAGGTGTCATGTGGTTCGCTTTGCTCTGCGAGGGCAAGTGgttcgagaagaagaacttgCTCTTCAGCTTGGGATCCATTCTTGCCTTTATCATCGGTATTGTTACCCTTGGTGCTGGCACTTATGCTACCATTAAGGATATT ATTGATATCACCAGCACGGGCTCCGCTCATGCTCCCTTCACTTGCCGATCAAGTTAA
- a CDS encoding hypothetical protein (TransMembrane:8 (i54-79o104-125i146-168o372-390i454-470o490-513i533-553o565-584i)), producing the protein MLPIARSRTPQSGTMGGQDLLPRSEYEDKPSSASAPNSRLNRDKIKCLDGLRGIACLLVFNYHFFWPWTPVIMLGYGAFPPRAPEPYWGWQSLPIICLLHRGRAMVAIFFAISGYVICRHILRLIHERKLDTAYQKLASSVFRRIFRLYIPPTISMFLVAVLAQVGVFKSEFSIYKGPDSHYINATITHADLAESNICVNGTAVKGAAGIANYLGIETTAYLRNTTGYPLGNTTEWTDQLLCVNHTTRSYGPSQLYTLESEYEAQFPANDTNITVIIKPTKHMSTMERLASLSYYDDEDLDLSLNATNATNPLNLTWVQMGGSWEEHPFIHPNLTYAMKNFTRSYAEWANPFNFGHYHTRYDPHTFTIPMEFRGSMLIYIFLLGTAFMKARWRARIGSFLSVYSLIIGRWDMATFMGGMLLSEHDIRRSSDLPPSAAGAKGRGRDFQRTTRGTALRWAGIILALYFLSYPDAGAEYTPGFAYLSTWVPRYYIPLSGWMFYQAMGAVLLVACILRSPVLVRLLESRFPQYLGKVSFSLYLVHGPVLHSLGFWIMPRLFDSFGKMGGYAVGWVILMAVTFYLTNLWNNRVDVWSVTVGRRVEKMLAED; encoded by the coding sequence ATGCTCCCAATCGCTAGATCAAGAACACCTCAGTCTGGCACCATGGGCGGCCAAGATCTGCTGCCTCGCTCTGAGTACGAGGATAAGCCCTCGTCAGCGTCAGCCCCAAATTCGCGACTCAACAGGGACAAGATCAAATGTCTCGACGGTCTGCGAGGTATCGCCTGTCTCCTCGTGTTCAACTATCATTTTTTCTGGCCATGGACCCCCGTTATCATGCTCGGTTATGGCGCGTTTCCTCCTCGTGCGCCCGAACCGTACTGGGGCTGGCAGTCCCTCCCCATCATCTGTCTTTTGCATCGTGGACGTGCTATGGTCGCTATTTTCTTCGCCATCTCGGGATATGTCATTTGTCGCCATATTCTCCGCCTCATTCATGAGCGCAAGCTTGATACCGCCTATCAGAAGCTTGCATCTTCGGTCTTCAGACGTATCTTTCGCCTCTACATTCCCCCCACTATCAGCATGTTCCTGGTGGCTGTGCTAGCGCAGGTTGGTGTCTTCAAATCCGAGTTCTCCATTTACAAGGGCCCCGACTCGCATTACATCAACGCGACCATCACTCACGCCGATTTGGCTGAGAGCAACATTTGTGTTAATGGCACAGCTGTGAAGGGTGCAGCAGGCATTGCCAACTATCTTGGTATTGAGACTACCGCATATCTCCGTAACACTACCGGTTACCCGCTGGGTAACACCACTGAATGGACCGACCAACTGCTTTGTGTTAACCACACGACACGATCTTATGGACCATCCCAGCTCTACACGTTGGAATCTGAGTATGAGGCTCAATTCCCTGCAAATGACACAAACATCACCGTCATCATCAAGCCAACAAAGCACATGTCCACCATGGAACGACTTGCATCACTTAGTTATTATGACGACGAAGACCTAGACTTGTCTCTCAACGCCACCAATGCAACGAACCCTCTCAACCTTACGTGGGTTCAGATGGGCGGATCGTGGGAAGAGCACCCATTCATTCACCCCAACTTGACATACGCCATGAAGAATTTCACTCGATCGTATGCCGAATGGGCCAATCCATTCAACTTTGGTCACTATCATACTCGCTACGACCCCCACACTTTCACGATCCCAATGGAATTTCGTGGCTCCATGCTCATATACATCTTTCTTCTCGGTACAGCCTTCATGAAGGCCAGGTGGCGAGCAAGGATTGGCAGCTTCCTGTCTGTGTACAGCCTGATCATTGGAAGATGGGACATGGCCACGTTTATGGGCGGCATGCTGCTTTCAGAGCATGATATCCGAAGATCATCGGATCTGCCACCTTCAGCTGCTGGCGCGAAAGGACGCGGAAGAGACTTCCAACGCACGACCAGAGGAACGGCGTTGAGATGGGCTGGTATTATCTTGGCGCTTTACTTTCTTTCATATCCTGATGCCGGCGCCGAATACACTCCCGGGTTTGCATATCTTTCAACCTGGGTGCCACGGTACTACATCCCACTTTCCGGCTGGATGTTCTACCAGGCAATGGGCGCGGTTCTTCTTGTTGCCTGTATCTTGCGCAGTCCGGTCCTTGTGCGCTTGCTCGAGAGTCGATTCCCACAGTACCTGGGCAAGGTCAGTTTCTCACTGTATCTCGTGCATGGACCTGTATTGCACAGTCTCGGATTCTGGATCATGCCCCGTCTATTCGATAGCTTTGGAAAGATGGGTGGTTATGCGGTCGGCTGGGTGATTCTCATGGCTGTCACGTTTTATCTCACAAATCTATGGAACAACAGAGTTGACGTTTGGAGTGTAACAGTTGGAAGgagagttgagaagatgcTGGCAGAGGACTGA
- a CDS encoding hypothetical protein (TransMembrane:12 (i88-108o148-168i175-197o203-222i234-257o269-287i387-409o429-449i454-471o477-494i506-527o547-568i)), which yields MSLAHHLVQPEGFDYEGPANPKYEGPTHPDISPGFGTPNILDPDGIEYESFPDRSSWRRLSFAPIEIVQKLPNLAAYKVSEIKRYAQVATGIIACWLAAGIVFGFAALKPILISEGIYSELCDNDQTNFGHTPDFQVPCAAQDMRLNLLFISASISANVSSLFAGAALDRFGRRVCWLVSSLLLTLGSLLMGLSFSIPGFHGYLAGNILLAFGGTFLFVSSFQLANAFPMYSGLIVALVTGAFDASAAVFLFYRMAYEATDGRFTLDKFFFSYISVPVLICLAELLWMPPHSYHSLPQLERKIESAHDHNHDIHASDDEIDDTNELRRVRSTRAEQRRTKIEMIEEITGDEAERGARIREEEERQETSGVWGVLHGVPAHRQMMSPWFILILLLTILQMLRMNYFIASVRSQYRYMLGSDKAAELVNDFFDIALPVGGVASTPFIGLLLNNLSVPSIFGVLTVFIAVIGVLNCLSNIWAGYFTVITFVFFRPLYYSAISDYATKVFGFATFGRIYGTITCVSGITQLAQSGLDALTHGPLHDNPTPINATLGAVGTLVGLILTVFVAIKGRMFVEKKVEMKADDERERLLSNAQSNYGTGH from the exons ATGTCTCTCGCTCACCATTTGGTTCAACCAGAAGGGTTCGACTATGAAGGCCCAGCGAATCCCAAATATGAAGGTCCAACGCATCCAGATATTTCTCCCGGTTTTGGAACGCCAAATATCCTCGATCCCGATGGAATTGAATACGAATCCTTTCCTGACAGATCAAGCTGGCGACGCTTGAGTTTTGCTCCTATTGAGATTGTGCAGAAACTGCCCAATCTTGCTGCTTACAAGGTCTCCGAAATTAAGCGATATG CTCAAGTAGCGACTGGCATAATAGCTTGCTGGCTCGCAGCTGGCATCGTCTTCGGTTTCGCCGCTCTGAAGCCCATCTTGATTTCCGAAGGCATTTATTCTGAACTCTGTGACAATGACCAAACGAACTTCGGACATACGCCAGACTTCCAGGTTCCATGCGCGGCACAGGATATGCGATTAAACCTACTTTTCATCTCAGCATCAATCTCCGCCAATGTCTCCTCCCTCTTCGCAGGAGCTGCCCTAGATCGCTTCGGCCGTCGTGTATGCTGGCTTGTTTCTAGTCTTCTGTTAACTCTCGGATCTTTGTTGATGGGACTTTCCTTTTCCATCCCCGGATTCCACGGCTATCTCGCTGGCAACATCTTGCTAGCTTTTGGTGGCACTTTTCTCTTCGTTTCCTCGTTCCAGTTGGCCAATGCCTTCCCCATGTACTCCGGCTTGATTGTAGCTCTCGTTACAGGAGCTTTTGATGCTTCTGCCGCTGTCTTCCTATTCTACCGTATGGCTTATGAAGCTACTGACGGCAGATTTACTCTAGACAAATTCTTCTTTAGTTACATCTCTGTCCCAGTGCTTATATGCCTGGCTGAATTGCTCTGGATGCCTCCTCATTCGTACCATTCCCTACCTCAGCTTGAGAGGAAGATTGAAAGCGCCCATGATCACAATCATGACATCCATGCGTCGGATGACGAGATCGATGACACGAATGAACTGAGACGTGTTAGAAGCACACGTGCTGAGCAACGGAGAACCAAGATTGAGATGATCGAAGAAATCACTGGTGACGAAGCAGAAAGGGGAGCGAGGATTagggaagaggaagagcGACAGGAAACCAGTGGTGTTTGGGGAGTTTTGCATGGAGTGCCTGCTCACAGACAAATGATGTCGCCCTGGTTCATTCTCATATTGCTCTTGACGATCCTACAGATGCTTCGCATGAACTACTTTATTGCCAGTGTCAGGTCACAGTACCGATACATGTTGGGCTCTGACAAGGCGGCTGAGCTCGTCAATGACTTTTTCGACATCGCTTTACCTGTCGGAGGAGTTGCTTCAACACCATTTATTGGTCTTTTGCTAAACAACTTGAGTGTTCCTAGTATTTTCGGCGTACTGACAGTGTTCATCGCTGTCATTGGAGTTCTCAACTGTCTCTCCAACATTTGGGCAGGTTATTTTACTGTTATTACCTTTGTTTTCTTCCGACCTCTTTACTATTCAGCCATCTC TGACTACGCGACCAAGGTATTTGGATTTGCTACTTTTGGGCGCATTTACGGGACCATTACCTGTGTCTCTGGAATTACTCAGCTTGCTCAGTCTGGCCTCGACGCGCTCACTCACGGCCCGCTCCATGATAATCCAACACCTATCAACGCTACGCTGGGCGCTGTTGGAACTCTAGTCGGTCTCATTCTTACCGTATTCGTTGCCATTAAGGGTAGAATGTTTgtggagaagaaggtcgagATGAAAGCGGATGATGAGAGAGAGCGACTTTTGTCAAACGCGCAGTCAAACTACGGCACTGGACATTGA
- a CDS encoding hypothetical protein (SECRETED:SignalP(1-20)) — MARLILVYAVLSFWVALAVAQYDYNNLLKGCYQGQSDDFTVGGLASTQPQRERCALVCSQRGNNFVAFGIYNCFCAKSEPAGTNKVDISRCKAQGLDGWNAPKLRKVNRIEDVFVVFNIDPKRQSDDLESTPQDEVKPSQSGSPAALSHSAGRSRPLGCYPGLPLDVDLNTITITEKDRRQCAKACGEKGKAAVVFSGLKCGCTDNPPKASTRVEDIRCALQSTNELYRTDLVYSVWSSGFGVNLEGYIPKVKDYPYKPSEVSTDRSELIHVSGPGCYRSPPTPKNRRYKNLESNCPETCRRFCKEYKKRYMFLQQSDCWCSDEPPSEMEELNRDRCDIRCYADQLSMCGGEYSYSVYDLGTQTRPASLSEKSTGQCFSSRALTSRQVMGISNQEDFLEACINRCKDIGEPLALVHDSKCWCATTYPHDLYSSSPESCNLPCQGDNENHCGGTQDQKLYYSLYTTSVRDGVQKDPRGRPFDFPKRHETTWHGCWREPPRTEHHSHSSHTNTVTSCASYCRRYRSTVAAVRQNSCVCATSYPEHSQRRPDSMCKSSCPGYPYDDCGGPQAWTVVNTGLINHVPYDKPRRKEAGNDNTLNTGSKKALRLGCYDTRSDTWGAVQAYIGNAGPEVCASRCRNMKFPVSAMQGKTCSCGVKIPRRDSRVNGFHCNLSCRDEGSCGGVSTWSIFNSGLQASVQTDANTKPAHGCFKFTRPISTRLIPQVRYVDIFSPNQSRNRGSCTARCAEEGYPVALRHGTKCFCSPGLPQERVRVEDQLCSYQCRGDKLEACGGPSYAYTVYKTDAYMPDLQNEEKLKSKLKPEGKKPKEEIQNPSPDGRHQCLHPALEKANEVFNVVSEKLTAVTLKIQVWFFWIRDKAQHIFDTCLWNVMVFFSNILYRLGFLSAEGAVEL; from the coding sequence ATGGCGAGGCTCATTCTTGTTTACGCCGTTCTCTCTTTCTGGGTGGCTCTGGCAGTTGCCCAGTATGATTACAACAACCTTCTGAAGGGTTGTTACCAGGGACAGTCTGATGACTTTACTGTTGGAGGGCTTGCCAGTACTCAGCCACAACGCGAGAGGTGCGCCCTCGTATGTTCCCAGCGAGGCAATAACTTTGTTGCATTTGGCATCTACAATTGCTTTTGCGCCAAAAGTGAACCAGCTGGAACAAACAAAGTCGACATCAGTCGCTGTAAAGCGCAAGGTCTAGATGGATGGAACGCGCCCAAGCTTAGGAAGGTTAACCGCATCGAAGATGTCTTTGTTGTTTTCAACATCGATCCCAAAAGACAAAGCGACGACCTGGAGAGTACGCCTCAAGATGAAGTGAAACCGTCGCAATCAGGATCGCCTGCTGCGCTTTCCCATTCAGCTGGCCGTAGCAGACCTCTCGGGTGTTATCCAGGCTTGCCACTTGATGTTGATCTTAACACGATCACGATCACTGAAAAAGATCGTCGTCAGTGTGCTAAAGCATGCGGCGAAAAGGGCAAAGCTGCTGTTGTCTTCAGTGGTCTCAAATGCGGCTGCACCGACAATCCCCCAAAGGCTTCCACTAGGGTCGAAGACATCCGGTGCGCCCTTCAATCTACAAATGAACTCTACCGCACCGACCTTGTCTACAGTGTATGGAGCAGCGGATTTGGGGTCAACTTGGAAGGCTACATACCCAAGGTGAAAGACTATCCGTATAAGCCTAGCGAGGTCTCTACCGATCGATCTGAACTAATTCATGTTTCCGGACCGGGCTGCTACAGAAGCccaccaacaccaaagaACCGCAGATACAAGAATCTCGAATCAAACTGCCCTGAAACCTGTCGTCGTTTTTGCAAAGAATACAAAAAGAGATATATGTTTCTGCAACAATCGGATTGCTGGTGCTCGGATGAACCTCCAAGTGAAATGGAGGAACTCAACCGTGATCGTTGCGACATCAGATGTTATGCCGACCAGCTGTCCATGTGTGGAGGCGAATACAGCTACAGCGTTTATGATCTCGGAACCCAGACGAGACCTGCTTCCTTGTCTGAGAAATCAACCGGGCAATGCTTCTCTAGTCGTGCCCTGACTTCAAGACAAGTCATGGGCATTAGCAATCAAGAAGATTTCCTCGAGGCGTGCATTAACCGCTGCAAGGACATTGGTGAACCCCTTGCGTTGGTACATGATTCTAAATGTTGGTGCGCCACAACGTATCCTCATGATCTGTACTCTTCTAGTCCAGAGTCTTGCAATCTCCCATGCCAGGGAGATAACGAGAACCACTGTGGTGGTACGCAAGACCAAAAGCTGTATTACTCTCTATATACCACGAGCGTCAGAGACGGTGTTCAGAAGGACCCTCGTGGGAGGCCTTTCGATTTTCCAAAGCGTCATGAGACAACGTGGCATGGATGCTGGAGGGAACCGCCACGTACTGAGCACCACTCACACAGTAGCCATACCAATACAGTTACGAGCTGTGCTAGCTACTGCCGGAGGTACAGATCaactgttgctgctgtgcgCCAGAATAGTTGCGTTTGCGCTACATCCTATCCAGAGCACAGTCAAAGACGTCCCGACTCCATGTGCAAATCTTCATGTCCTGGATACCCATACGACGACTGCGGCGGGCCTCAAGCCTGGACTGTTGTCAATACTGGATTGATCAATCATGTTCCATACGACAAGCCCAGGCGTAAGGAAGCTGGTAACGATAACACCTTGAATACGGGCTCGAAGAAGGCATTGCGCTTGGGCTGCTACGACACGAGGTCCGACACCTGGGGAGCCGTTCAGGCATATATTGGCAACGCTGGACCCGAAGTCTGCGCTTCCAGGTGTAGAAATATGAAGTTTCCGGTTTCCGCAATGCAGGGCAAAACGTGCTCATGCGGGGTCAAGATTCCCCGGCGAGATAGTAGAGTCAATGGGTTCCATTGCAATCTTTCTTGCCGAGATGAAGGGTCTTGTGGTGGTGTCAGTACTTGGAGCATCTTCAACTCGGGATTGCAAGCCAGTGTCCAGACAGATGCAAACACAAAGCCAGCCCACGGCTGTTTCAAGTTCACCCGCCCCATATCTACCCGCCTAATTCCCCAGGTCCGTTACGTGGACATCTTTAGTCCGAATCAAAGCCGGAATAGAGGTTCCTGCACTGCCCGTTGCGCTGAAGAGGGCTATCCTGTGGCTCTGCGACATGGTACAAAATGTTTCTGCTCCCCTGGACTCCCGCAAGAGAGGGTACGTGTCGAAGACCAGCTCTGTTCGTATCAGTGTCGTGGAGACAAACTCGAAGCGTGTGGTGGTCCCTCTTACGCGTACACCGTTTACAAGACCGATGCCTACATGCCTGATCTCCAGAATGAAGAGAAGTTAAAGTCAAAGTTGAAGCCCGAGGggaagaagccgaaggaggaGATCCAGAACCCTTCGCCAGACGGTAGACATCAGTGTCTGCATCCCGCTTTGGAGAAAGCCAATGAGGTCTTCAACGTGGTTTCAGAGAAACTCACTGCTGTCACCCTAAAGATTCAAGTCTGGTTCTTTTGGATACGCGATAAGGCACAGCATATCTTTGATACCTGTCTCTGGAATGTGATGGTCTTTTTCTCCAATATTTTATATCGTTTGGGATTCTTATCTGCTGAGGGTGCGGTTGAACTTTAG